One Colius striatus isolate bColStr4 chromosome 10, bColStr4.1.hap1, whole genome shotgun sequence genomic region harbors:
- the LOC104559285 gene encoding methylcrotonoyl-CoA carboxylase beta chain, mitochondrial-like isoform X1 yields the protein MMWNTVTLCSLGRLPHSATALLLPRLQTFSRVLERKYKDLYHGKEPAHALQNQGFRRTGNIHPCRLVSKKPKYRRYAKTYPVLDGDIPSVYRHVFEENLRNSEALIKRYSELLETVSKGGGENAILRHTQRNKKLFVRDRLKLLLDDEPFLELSPLAGLSMPYGDVPAAGCLTGIGKICGVWCVFIANDATVKGGTIYPIGVKKQLRAQEIAMQNRLLSVYLVDSGGAFLPLQSELFPDKSHGGRVFYNEAIMSAMRIPQVAVVCGSCVAGGAYIPTMAEEAVIIDKIGTLFLAGPPLVKAATGEYVTPEDLGGAQLHSKVSGCSDHFAASEKEAYECIRNVISTLNYDPLLEEITEHDSPLYHSDELLGLAPQDYRCTLPVKLILSRLMDGSRFQEFKANYGTTLVTGFGHVEGHLVGIVANNGELSHHACLKGSHFVQLCSQRSIPILFFQNTAPHTAAPTSVSQAEAQSHRLKAQASMMAAVACATVPKITLVIGGCYGSDSYVMCGRSFSPNFLFLWPNARVALVDSRHFSTVPQAGDSDYTGNESELKRLKEKLEEESSAFYSSARLWDDGVILPQNTRKVIAQCLEIIEQQKYQTVSPCQSPVMRM from the exons ATGATGTGGAACACTGTCACTTTGTGCTCCCTTGGCAGACTGCCCCACAgtgccacagctctgctgctcccaaGGTTACAAACCTTCAGTCGAGTGCTTGAAAGAAAGTATAAGGACTTGTATCACGGTAAAGAGCCAGCACACGCGCTGCAGAATCAGGGCTTTAGAAGGACAGGCAACATACATCCCTGCCGTTTAGTAAGTAAGAAACCAAAATACAGACGGTATGCAAAAACTTACCCTGTTTTAGATGGAGATATCCCATCTGTGTATCGACATGTGTTTGAAGAAAATTTAAGGAACAGTGAGGCTCTTATTAAAAG ATACTCAGAACTGCTAGAGACAGTCAGTAAAGGAGGGGGAGAAAATGCCATCTTGCGTCATACTCAGAGAAACAAGAAGCTGTTTGTTCGTGATCGCCTGAAGTTGCTCCTTGATGATGAGCCTTTCCTCGAGCTGTCCCCGCTGGCAGGCCTCAGTATGCCGTACGGTGACGTCCCTGCTGCCGGCTGCCTCACGG GAATTGGCAAAATCTGTGGGGTCTGGTGTGTCTTCATAGCAAATGATGCAACTGTAAAAGGAGGAACTATTTATCCAATTGGAGTGAAGAAACAGTTAAGAGCTCAAGAAATAGCCATGCAGAACAGGCTACTCTCTGTGTACCTTGTTGACAGTGGGGGAGCATTCCTACCACTGCAG TCAGAGCTGTTTCCTGACAAGTCACACGGTGGCAGAGTTTTCTACAATGAAGCAATAATGTCTGCTATGAGAATCCCACAG GTGGCTGTGGTGTGTGGCTCCTGTGTAGCTGGAGGTGCCTATATCCCAACCATGGCAGAAGAAGCTGTCATTATCGATAAGATCGGTACGCTGTTCCTTGCTGGCCCACCTCTGGTAAAAGCTGCTACAGGAGAATATGTCACTCCCGAGGACTTGGGAGGAGCCCAACTTCACTCCAA AGTCAGTGGATGTAGTGACCATTTTGCAGCTTCAGAAAAGGAAGCCTATGAGTGTATTCGAAATGTTATCTCTACACTGAATTATGATCCACTGCTGGAGGAGATCACAGAACATGACAGTCCTCTGTATCATTCTGATGAGCTCTTGGGACTGGCACCACAAGATTATAGGTGCACTCTTCCTGTAAAACTG ATTCTAAGCCGTCTGATGGATGGAAGCAGATTCCAGGAATTCAAGGCTAATTATGGAACCACATTAGTAACAGGATTTGGCCACGTGGAAGG GCACCTGGTGGGGATAGTGGCTAACAACGGGGAGCTGTCTCACCATGCTTGCCTCAAGGGCAGCCACTtcgtgcagctctgcagccagcgGAGCATTCCCATCCTCTTCTTCCAAAACACTGCTCCGCATACAGCAGCGCCAACAAGCGTCTCGCAG GCAGAGGCTCAATCCCACAGGTTGAAAGCCCAGGCCTCCATGATGGCTGCTGTCGCTTGTGCCACTGTTCCCAAAATAACACTTGTAATTGGCGGCTGTTACGGGAGCGACAGCTACGTGATG TGTGGGAGGTCGTTCAGTCCAAACTTTCTGTTCCTATGGCCTAATGCAAGAGTTGCTCTTGTGGATTCAAGACATTTCTCCACAGTCCCACAAGCTGGAGACAGTGACTATACAGGAAATGAATCAGAGCTGAAACGTCTGAAGGAAAA gctagAGGAAGAAAGCAGTGCATTTTACTCCTCTGCCAGACTCTGGGATGATGGTGTAATTCTTCCTCAAAATACTAGGAAG
- the LOC104559285 gene encoding methylcrotonoyl-CoA carboxylase beta chain, mitochondrial-like isoform X2 — MMWNTVTLCSLGRLPHSATALLLPRLQTFSRVLERKYKDLYHDGDIPSVYRHVFEENLRNSEALIKRYSELLETVSKGGGENAILRHTQRNKKLFVRDRLKLLLDDEPFLELSPLAGLSMPYGDVPAAGCLTGIGKICGVWCVFIANDATVKGGTIYPIGVKKQLRAQEIAMQNRLLSVYLVDSGGAFLPLQSELFPDKSHGGRVFYNEAIMSAMRIPQVAVVCGSCVAGGAYIPTMAEEAVIIDKIGTLFLAGPPLVKAATGEYVTPEDLGGAQLHSKVSGCSDHFAASEKEAYECIRNVISTLNYDPLLEEITEHDSPLYHSDELLGLAPQDYRCTLPVKLILSRLMDGSRFQEFKANYGTTLVTGFGHVEGHLVGIVANNGELSHHACLKGSHFVQLCSQRSIPILFFQNTAPHTAAPTSVSQAEAQSHRLKAQASMMAAVACATVPKITLVIGGCYGSDSYVMCGRSFSPNFLFLWPNARVALVDSRHFSTVPQAGDSDYTGNESELKRLKEKLEEESSAFYSSARLWDDGVILPQNTRKVIAQCLEIIEQQKYQTVSPCQSPVMRM; from the exons ATGATGTGGAACACTGTCACTTTGTGCTCCCTTGGCAGACTGCCCCACAgtgccacagctctgctgctcccaaGGTTACAAACCTTCAGTCGAGTGCTTGAAAGAAAGTATAAGGACTTGTATCACG ATGGAGATATCCCATCTGTGTATCGACATGTGTTTGAAGAAAATTTAAGGAACAGTGAGGCTCTTATTAAAAG ATACTCAGAACTGCTAGAGACAGTCAGTAAAGGAGGGGGAGAAAATGCCATCTTGCGTCATACTCAGAGAAACAAGAAGCTGTTTGTTCGTGATCGCCTGAAGTTGCTCCTTGATGATGAGCCTTTCCTCGAGCTGTCCCCGCTGGCAGGCCTCAGTATGCCGTACGGTGACGTCCCTGCTGCCGGCTGCCTCACGG GAATTGGCAAAATCTGTGGGGTCTGGTGTGTCTTCATAGCAAATGATGCAACTGTAAAAGGAGGAACTATTTATCCAATTGGAGTGAAGAAACAGTTAAGAGCTCAAGAAATAGCCATGCAGAACAGGCTACTCTCTGTGTACCTTGTTGACAGTGGGGGAGCATTCCTACCACTGCAG TCAGAGCTGTTTCCTGACAAGTCACACGGTGGCAGAGTTTTCTACAATGAAGCAATAATGTCTGCTATGAGAATCCCACAG GTGGCTGTGGTGTGTGGCTCCTGTGTAGCTGGAGGTGCCTATATCCCAACCATGGCAGAAGAAGCTGTCATTATCGATAAGATCGGTACGCTGTTCCTTGCTGGCCCACCTCTGGTAAAAGCTGCTACAGGAGAATATGTCACTCCCGAGGACTTGGGAGGAGCCCAACTTCACTCCAA AGTCAGTGGATGTAGTGACCATTTTGCAGCTTCAGAAAAGGAAGCCTATGAGTGTATTCGAAATGTTATCTCTACACTGAATTATGATCCACTGCTGGAGGAGATCACAGAACATGACAGTCCTCTGTATCATTCTGATGAGCTCTTGGGACTGGCACCACAAGATTATAGGTGCACTCTTCCTGTAAAACTG ATTCTAAGCCGTCTGATGGATGGAAGCAGATTCCAGGAATTCAAGGCTAATTATGGAACCACATTAGTAACAGGATTTGGCCACGTGGAAGG GCACCTGGTGGGGATAGTGGCTAACAACGGGGAGCTGTCTCACCATGCTTGCCTCAAGGGCAGCCACTtcgtgcagctctgcagccagcgGAGCATTCCCATCCTCTTCTTCCAAAACACTGCTCCGCATACAGCAGCGCCAACAAGCGTCTCGCAG GCAGAGGCTCAATCCCACAGGTTGAAAGCCCAGGCCTCCATGATGGCTGCTGTCGCTTGTGCCACTGTTCCCAAAATAACACTTGTAATTGGCGGCTGTTACGGGAGCGACAGCTACGTGATG TGTGGGAGGTCGTTCAGTCCAAACTTTCTGTTCCTATGGCCTAATGCAAGAGTTGCTCTTGTGGATTCAAGACATTTCTCCACAGTCCCACAAGCTGGAGACAGTGACTATACAGGAAATGAATCAGAGCTGAAACGTCTGAAGGAAAA gctagAGGAAGAAAGCAGTGCATTTTACTCCTCTGCCAGACTCTGGGATGATGGTGTAATTCTTCCTCAAAATACTAGGAAG